The Anaeromicrobium sediminis genome includes a window with the following:
- a CDS encoding M15 family metallopeptidase, with protein sequence MFASDVNKYGVEKTNQFSAKPGESEHQTGLAIDVSSPAVNYRLTQSFEETKEGKWIKENAPRFGFIIRYEEGKESITGYQYEPWHLRYVGRETAKEIVNRNISFEEYLGKI encoded by the coding sequence ATATTTGCGTCAGATGTTAACAAATACGGAGTGGAAAAGACTAATCAATTTAGTGCCAAACCTGGAGAAAGTGAACATCAAACGGGATTAGCCATAGATGTATCTAGTCCAGCAGTAAATTATCGTTTAACACAATCCTTTGAAGAAACAAAAGAGGGAAAATGGATTAAAGAAAATGCACCTAGATTTGGATTTATCATACGTTATGAGGAAGGAAAAGAATCCATTACAGGATATCAATATGAACCATGGCATCTTCGTTATGTTGGAAGGGAAACTGCAAAAGAAATTGTAAATCGAAATATATCATTTGAAGAATATTTAGGTAAAATATAA
- a CDS encoding MmcQ/YjbR family DNA-binding protein: protein MDLQKVRDYFLSKPGTVEDTPFRIPVPVFKVGDKMFGLINIHEPDKESINLKYPKDRIHDLRSVFAEIQPGYHMNKDNWNTVYLDGQLEEDFIFELIDISYDLVFKSLTKKKQKEISEMDI, encoded by the coding sequence ATGGATTTACAAAAAGTAAGAGACTATTTTTTAAGTAAACCAGGTACTGTGGAGGATACTCCCTTTCGTATACCTGTTCCCGTGTTCAAGGTTGGAGATAAAATGTTTGGATTGATCAATATTCATGAACCTGATAAGGAAAGTATCAATCTAAAATACCCAAAGGATAGAATACATGATTTACGTTCAGTTTTTGCTGAAATTCAACCAGGATACCATATGAACAAGGATAATTGGAATACGGTATATTTAGATGGACAATTGGAGGAGGATTTTATTTTTGAGTTGATTGATATATCATATGATTTAGTATTTAAGTCATTAACAAAAAAGAAACAAAAAGAAATATCAGAGATGGATATATAG
- a CDS encoding YqaA family protein — MSYIINILINYGVIGIMIAAFFEPILMPVPMEFVSIPIALLNQDKALLYSIILILFSALGSTVGYYIGKFLSGTLLNKFVSAENVSKLKNLYEKNSFLTILTSAFTPIPYEAYVLSAGIFNIGFTKFIMAALISRCIRHLPQGIIISLYGDVFLGNLKNYTMIMGLIIFIIILLLRYLFRKNNSNTQ; from the coding sequence ATGAGTTATATCATTAATATACTTATAAATTATGGAGTAATAGGGATTATGATAGCTGCCTTTTTTGAACCTATTCTTATGCCTGTACCTATGGAATTTGTTTCTATTCCTATTGCCTTATTAAATCAAGATAAAGCCCTTTTATATTCAATAATACTAATATTATTTTCTGCTCTAGGATCAACTGTGGGGTACTATATAGGTAAATTTTTAAGTGGAACTTTATTAAATAAATTTGTTTCAGCAGAGAATGTTAGTAAGCTGAAAAATTTATATGAGAAAAATTCATTTTTAACAATTCTAACTTCTGCATTTACTCCTATACCCTATGAGGCATATGTATTATCTGCCGGTATATTTAATATAGGTTTTACAAAATTTATCATGGCAGCCCTTATTAGTAGGTGCATAAGACATTTACCTCAAGGAATTATAATATCCTTGTATGGAGATGTTTTTTTAGGAAATTTGAAAAATTATACCATGATTATGGGGCTAATTATATTCATAATAATATTGTTATTAAGGTATTTATTTAGAAAAAATAATAGTAATACTCAATAA